In Nicotiana tabacum cultivar K326 chromosome 17, ASM71507v2, whole genome shotgun sequence, one DNA window encodes the following:
- the LOC107812614 gene encoding granule-bound starch synthase 2, chloroplastic/amyloplastic, with protein sequence MENCTLLHSGNQFQPKFPFFALKPKKFPFFVVGCSRVLGEDIVKLSIAHGSSREQMWRIKATGKNSGEATNIDDESDDALQATIEKSKKVLAMQKDLLQQIAERRKVVSSIKSSLEDAKGTYDNGNGSLSNVDVRGVDKDYNSTLPSTATPPIVDDLKNTPAARSQDFVESKREVKRDLAQERQSKTAQSDERATPLSRSSVTPSHQTSSTVSSAKRTLYVPPETPKFNQETGKTFVDIPGKKIQSDVPSLFKESSAQSYMEQKSENFEGSSAEKANIETEDPENVDEKPPPLAGTNAMNVILVAAECAPWSKTGGLGDVAGALPKALARRGHRVMVVAPRYGNYAEPQDSGVRKIYKVDGQDVEVTYFQAFIDGVDFVFIDSHMFRHLENNIYGGNRVDILKRMVLFCKAAIEVPWHVPCGGVCYGDGNLVFIANDWHTALLPVYLKAYYRDNGMMKYTRSLLVIHNIAHQGRGPLDDFSYVDLPPHYMDIFRLYDPVGGEHFNIFAAGLKTADRVVTVSHGYSWELKTSEGGWGLHEIINENDWKFRGIVNGIDTKEWNPELDVHLMSDGYVNYSLDTLQTGKPQCKSALQKELGLPVRDDVPLIGFIGRLDPQKGVDVIAEAVPWMMGQDVQLVMLGTGRPDLEQMLRQFECQYNDKIRGWVGFSVKTAHRITAGADILLMPSRFEPCGLNQLYAMKYGTIPVVHAVGGLKDTVQPFDPFNESGLGWTFSRAEANQLIHALGNCLLTYREYKQSWEGLQRRGMTQDLSWDNAAHNYEEVVVAAKYQW encoded by the exons ATGGAAAATTGCACTCTTCTTCATAGTGGAAATCAATTCCAGCCCAAGTTTCCTTTCTTTGCACTTAAGCCCAAAAAGTTTCCTTTTTTTGTAGTTGGgtgttctagagttttgggtgaaGATATAGTCAAGTTATCTATAGCTCATGGCTCCAGCAGAGAGCAAATGTGGAGGATTAAAGCCACAGGAAAAAACTCTGGGGAAGCTACAAATATAGATGATGAATCGGATGATGCTTTACAGGCTACAATTGAAAAGAGCAAAAAGGTGTTAGCCATGCAAAAGGACCTACTTCAACAG ATTGCAGAAAGAAGAAAAGTAGTCTCTTCAATAAAAAGCAGCCTTGAAGATGCCAAAGGTACTTATGACAACGGAAATGGTAGCTTATCAAATGTTGATGTCCGTGGCGTGGATAAAGACTATAATAGTACTTTACCTAGTACTGCTACTCCGCCAATTGTTGATGACCTGAAAAATACACCGGCAGCTAGAAGCCAAGATTTTGTTGAAAGTAAAAGAGAAGTTAAAAGGGACCTAGCTCAGGAAAGGCAGTCGAAAACAGCTCAATCCGATGAAAGGGCTACCCCACTGTCAAGATCATCTGTCACACCCAGTCATCAGACTTCCTCTACCGTAAGTTCTGCCAAAAGAACATTATATGTCCCTCCAGAAACTCCAAAGTTCAATCAAGAGACAGGCAAAACTTTTGTCGACATTCCTGGAAAGAAGATCCAGTCTGATGTGCCTTCATTATTTAAAGAATCCTCAGCACAATCCTACATGGAACAGaagagtgaaaattttgaaggaTCAAGTGCTGAGAAGGCAAACATAGAGACTGAAGACCCCGAGAATGTAGATGAGAAACCCCCTCCATTGGCAGGAACGAATGCTATGAACGTTATTTTGGTTGCTGCAGAATGCGCTCCATGGTCTAAAACAG GTGGACTTGGAGATGTAGCTGGAGCATTACCCAAGGCTTTGGCTCGACGTGGCCACAGAGTTATG GTTGTGGCACCTCGTTATGGCAACTATGCTGAACCTCAAGATTCTGGTGTAAGAAAAATTTATAAAGTTGATGGTCAG GATGTAGAAGTGACTTACTTCCAAGCCTTTATTGATGGTGTGGATTTTGTTTTCATTGACAGTCACATGTTTAGGCACTTGGAGAACAACATTTACGGAGGGAACCGTGTG GATATTTTAAAGCGCATGGTTTTATTTTGCAAAGCAGCTATTGAG GTTCCTTGGCATGTGCCGTGTGGTGGGGTTTGCTATGGAGATGGAAATTTAGTGTTTATTGCTAATGATTGGCATACTGCTTTATTGCCAGTTTATCTGAAAGCTTATTATCGTGACAATGGAATGATGAAATATACAAGATCTCTCCTAGTCATTCATAACATCGCTCACCAG GGTCGTGGTCCTTTGGATGATTTTTCATATGTAGATCTTCCACCACACTACATGGACATTTTCAGGTTGTATGACCCAGTAGGAGGTGAGCATTTCAACATTTTTGCAGCTGGTCTAAAGACAGCGGATCGTGTAGTTACAGTTAGTCATGGATATTCATGGGAACTAAAAACTTCCGAAGGCGGCTGGGGATTGCACGAGATAATTAATGAGAATGATTGGAAATTCCGGGGTATTGTAAATGGGATTGATACAAAAGAGTGGAACCCTGAGTTGGATGTTCACTTAATGTCAGATGGTTACGTAAACTATTCCCTGGACACACTGCAGACTGGCAAGCCTCAATGTAAATCTGCATTGCAGAAGGAACTTGGTTTACCAGTTCGCGACGATGTCCCACTAATCGGTTTCATCGGGAGGCTTGACCCCCAAAAAGGCGTTGATGTGATAGCTGAGGCAGTGCCTTGGATGATGGGTCAGGATGTACAACTGGTCATGTTAGGGACGGGTAGGCCTGACCTTGAACAGATGCTAAGGCAATTTGAGTGCCAATACAATGATAAAATTAGAGGATGGGTTGGTTTCTCCGTGAAGACTGCTCATCGTATAACTGCTGGTGCAGACATTCTGCTCATGCCTTCTAGATTTGAGCCTTGTGGACTGAACCAGCTTTATGCGATGAAATACGGGACTATTCCTGTTGTTCATGCTGTAGGAGGACTTAAAGATACTGTGCAGCCTTTTGATCCTTTTAATGAGTCGGGATTAGGATGGACCTTCAGTAGGGCTGAAGCTAACCAGCTGATCCACGCATTAGGAAATTGCTTACTGACTTATCGCGAGTACAAACAGAGTTGGGAGGGGCTTCAGAGACGCGGTATGACACAAGACCTAAGTTGGGATAATGCTGCTCATAACTATGAGgaagttgttgttgctgctaaGTATCAGTGGTGA
- the LOC107812616 gene encoding defective in cullin neddylation protein AAR3 has protein sequence MDSPAVNHLDIFDIYRRYCDIMSGTYAAGSVEDELQKARFSKEALNQLMKFVESSLHIRAAIFEEVYKLMLRLNLEADFSEFSRFYDFVFFICRENGQKNITISKAVTAWKLVLAGRFRLLDHWCNFVEKNQRYNISEDTWQQVLAFSRSVHENLEGYDRGGAWPVLIDDFVEHMYRIGGVDTISNSFCSCGESRAQPFEDSFPGLKAFPGLKRKSCGNSQRGEESYDGYPVMDVIVNSKRRHIKFANQSFQWTDNQSHGCLETVKPNYPLNHSASPCAVEGCLSKSLAGLFSSPSRLQFDEERRVSYT, from the exons ATGGACTCCCCCGCTGTCAATCACTTGGATATCTTCGATATTTATCGCCGATATTGTG ATATCATGTCTGGAACATATGCTGCTGGGAGCGTAGAAGATGAATTGCAGAAAGCGAGATTCTCAAAAGAGGCATTGAATCAGCTTATGAAGTTCGTGGAGTCAAGTTTGCACATAAG GGCGGCTATCTTTGAAGAAGTGTACAAGCTTATGTTGCGGTTAAATTTGGAG GCCGACTTCTCTGAGTTCTCGCGTTTCTATGATTTTGTCTTCTTCATTTGCAGAGAAAATGGACAAAAGAACATCA cTATAAGCAAAGCTGTTACTGCCTGGAAATTAGTTTTAGCTGGAAGGTTTCGGCTACTTGACCACTGGTGCAACTTTGTTGAG AAAAATCAGCGATACAATATATCCGAGGATACTTGGCAGCAAGTTTTGGCCTTTAGCCGTTCTGTGCATGAAAATCTTGAAGGGTATGATCGGGGAG GAGCTTGGCCAGTTTTGATTGATGACTTTGTGGAGCACATGTACAG GATTGGAGGAGTCGATACTATTTCTAACTCATTCTGTAGCTGTGGTGAATCAAGAGCCCAGCCATTTGAGGATTCTTTCCCTG GATTGAAAGCTTTTCCTGGTTTGAAGAGGAAGTCTTGTGGCAATTCGCAAAGAGGAGAAGAATCATATGATGGATATCCTGTCATGGATGTGATTGTCAATTCCAAGAGGAGGCACATTAAATTTGCCAACCAAAGTTTTCAGTGGACTGACAACCAATCACATGGTTGCTTGGAAACGGTTAAACCAAACTACCCCTTAAATCATTCTGCATCTCCATGCGCTGTTGAAGGTTGTCTGTCCAAGAGTCTTGCGGGACTCTTCTCAAGTCCTTCACGTTTGCAGTTTGATGAAGAAAGGAGAGTCTCCTATACATAA